In Pseudofrankia saprophytica, one genomic interval encodes:
- a CDS encoding CHAT domain-containing protein has protein sequence MSAPAGWPDQATFLISQLAGLRTQFAQSDGVDDLDALIDAANAAMAVTPTGHPGRGQVLSTLAHFSHVRYERTGDTADLDASVAFSVQTGLHSVAGLPVDHPDRIAVLASLENLIRLDAESKSTAVMDACLRVETDGLAGVDAALTAAVTAMTALPVDHPGRTILLAGLAPGMRARYLYAGDFADLNVAVEAANTAIALLPVDSPSYAGTATELHNALLLRSQVTGDAEDLGRALNAAWKALEVTPDDESGALWLSISSTLAMRSRSTGDLTDLNYAVDAGLQAFAKTPEDEPGYGATLAGLAGILVLRFQQTGDQDDLRRAVAAGEHAAAVTQESDPDWPIVLMSLAETLRFQFRETGTEDVLDRAVEIGWQALRAIPRNHPGWPLLLAGQASVLTSRGVRADDVGDLDSAVDLAREGSAALPPGHASQPEVLLALAEALHYRFRRVGDAADIDDAVAAAGGAATAAPATHAEYATVQASLGEMLMTRFQWTGSVADLERAVDAVRRAAETLPANHHARAQVSSNLNLVLGMRFARFGNLADLDAAVDAGYTAVAATEPDHPQRPFWLANLANALLSRFRQVNSLSDLDAAIAASDQSLASLPAEHPSRVLVLVNLTQALVSRYERTAQAVDIDAAIDAGRAALVGIPDDHPERPKVLAALSAALTTRFHESADAADLVAAAETARTAVAALPKDHPDRIVALTNLGVALTARFEHDRNMTSLDEAILVDRQVIAAVPADHPNRATALFNLGSNLELRFAETGNQADLDAAIDAHREAAGMATASAIIRLSAAVAWGLAAANRNRWSDAAAGFGAGVELTARVAARGLDRSDQEFLLGELGGLASEAAGCCLRAGLVTRAFELLDQGRGVLLGQALDTRTDLTALQERHPDLASQFVALRDEIDRADPATLAGSMSADGSSLMDGAEMARWSLALRREAAAGFERIVDEVRSMPGFGTFLRPLTVSELAVAAEQGPVVAVTVSQFGAHALILTADGKIDALPLEGLTQEEVRERVLRIVDTAAGSSAPLGEDLSDTLDWLWDVIAGPVLERLGITDPPQDGEPWPRVWWCLSGLLSFLPVHAAGRHATQHGPSSEAVIDRAVSSYTPTVRVLAETRRAGRTSRASAARLDEGEALVVAMPETPGASSLPGTGAEADLVGQHFRGRLRVLVGARATRDAVLTALTSARWAHFACHGHTDIADPSASRLLLADHETRPLTVVDLARLRLAAPELAFLSACSTARPGDRLADEAIHLASACQLAGYRHVIATLWPIADTPVVADEIYEAIAMTSDIGAAVHTVTRRMRDSLRDRPSAWAAHIHTGA, from the coding sequence GTGAGCGCACCAGCAGGCTGGCCCGACCAGGCCACCTTCCTCATCAGTCAACTCGCCGGCCTGCGGACTCAGTTCGCCCAGTCCGACGGCGTCGACGACCTGGACGCCCTGATAGACGCGGCGAACGCGGCGATGGCTGTCACGCCGACAGGCCACCCTGGTCGCGGCCAAGTGCTCTCCACTCTTGCCCATTTCTCCCACGTACGCTACGAGCGGACCGGCGACACCGCCGATCTGGACGCCTCGGTCGCGTTCTCAGTGCAGACCGGGCTCCATTCGGTAGCCGGGCTTCCGGTGGACCATCCGGACCGGATCGCCGTGCTGGCCAGCCTCGAAAATCTCATCAGGCTGGACGCAGAGTCGAAATCGACGGCAGTCATGGACGCCTGCCTGCGGGTGGAGACCGACGGTCTGGCCGGCGTCGATGCGGCTCTTACCGCCGCCGTGACGGCGATGACGGCGTTGCCGGTCGACCATCCCGGCCGGACGATTCTGCTGGCCGGTTTGGCTCCGGGAATGCGGGCACGCTACCTGTACGCGGGCGACTTTGCCGACCTCAACGTTGCGGTGGAGGCCGCCAATACAGCGATAGCGTTATTGCCGGTAGACAGTCCAAGCTACGCCGGCACGGCGACCGAACTTCATAACGCCCTATTGCTGAGATCCCAGGTGACCGGTGACGCGGAAGATCTGGGAAGGGCGCTGAACGCCGCCTGGAAGGCACTCGAAGTAACGCCGGATGACGAGAGCGGTGCACTCTGGCTAAGTATTAGCTCCACTCTCGCGATGCGCTCTCGGAGTACCGGAGACCTCACCGACCTCAATTATGCGGTGGACGCCGGCTTGCAGGCGTTCGCCAAGACACCGGAAGACGAACCTGGCTACGGTGCGACGCTGGCGGGGCTGGCGGGCATACTCGTGCTGCGCTTCCAACAGACCGGCGACCAGGACGATCTGCGCCGAGCCGTGGCAGCCGGCGAACACGCAGCCGCCGTGACACAGGAGTCCGATCCAGACTGGCCGATAGTGCTGATGAGCCTGGCCGAAACGTTGCGCTTCCAGTTCCGTGAAACCGGCACCGAGGACGTCCTCGACAGAGCAGTTGAGATCGGGTGGCAAGCCCTCCGCGCCATTCCTCGCAACCATCCGGGATGGCCTCTTCTACTCGCTGGTCAGGCCAGCGTGCTGACGTCGAGAGGCGTGCGAGCCGACGACGTAGGCGACCTCGACAGCGCGGTGGACTTGGCTCGCGAGGGGTCAGCCGCGCTGCCACCCGGCCATGCCAGTCAGCCAGAGGTGCTCCTGGCCCTCGCCGAGGCGCTGCACTACCGCTTCAGGCGAGTCGGGGACGCAGCCGACATCGACGACGCAGTAGCGGCAGCCGGTGGCGCGGCCACCGCGGCGCCGGCCACTCACGCCGAGTACGCGACCGTGCAAGCCAGCTTGGGCGAGATGCTCATGACCAGGTTTCAATGGACAGGCAGCGTCGCGGACCTTGAGCGCGCGGTCGATGCCGTGCGGCGGGCGGCGGAGACCCTACCGGCAAACCACCATGCACGCGCTCAAGTGAGTTCGAACCTCAATCTTGTCTTGGGGATGCGGTTTGCACGCTTCGGTAACCTCGCCGATCTAGACGCTGCGGTCGACGCCGGGTACACGGCGGTGGCCGCGACAGAGCCCGACCATCCGCAGCGCCCGTTCTGGCTGGCCAACCTCGCGAATGCTCTACTGAGTCGCTTTCGACAGGTCAACAGCCTGTCCGACCTCGACGCCGCGATAGCGGCCAGCGACCAGTCGCTCGCCAGCCTGCCCGCGGAGCACCCCAGCCGCGTCCTGGTATTGGTCAACCTGACTCAAGCACTAGTCAGTCGATACGAACGTACCGCCCAAGCGGTAGACATCGACGCGGCGATCGACGCCGGCCGGGCCGCACTAGTCGGAATACCGGACGACCATCCCGAGCGCCCCAAGGTGCTGGCCGCCCTGTCCGCGGCGTTGACCACTCGGTTCCATGAGTCTGCCGATGCGGCAGACCTGGTTGCCGCGGCAGAAACTGCCCGGACTGCGGTAGCCGCGCTACCGAAAGATCACCCCGACCGGATCGTGGCGTTGACCAATCTCGGCGTCGCCCTGACCGCGAGGTTCGAACACGACCGGAACATGACGTCGTTGGACGAGGCCATTCTCGTCGACCGACAGGTGATTGCCGCCGTCCCGGCCGACCACCCCAACCGTGCCACTGCGTTGTTCAATCTCGGGTCCAACCTGGAACTACGGTTCGCGGAAACTGGCAACCAGGCGGACCTGGACGCCGCGATCGACGCGCACCGTGAGGCGGCCGGAATGGCCACCGCGTCGGCGATCATTCGGTTGTCGGCGGCGGTGGCCTGGGGGTTGGCGGCGGCAAACCGGAACCGTTGGTCAGATGCGGCTGCTGGGTTCGGCGCGGGGGTGGAGTTGACGGCGCGGGTCGCCGCGCGCGGCCTCGATCGCTCGGACCAGGAGTTCTTGCTCGGTGAATTGGGCGGTCTCGCATCGGAGGCTGCGGGGTGTTGCCTGCGCGCCGGCCTGGTCACCCGCGCGTTCGAACTGCTTGACCAGGGCCGCGGAGTGCTGCTGGGCCAGGCCCTGGACACCCGAACCGACCTCACCGCGCTGCAAGAGCGTCATCCCGACCTGGCGTCCCAGTTCGTCGCGTTGCGGGACGAGATCGACCGAGCCGACCCCGCTACGTTGGCGGGGTCGATGAGCGCTGACGGATCCTCGCTGATGGACGGTGCCGAGATGGCCCGCTGGTCGCTCGCCCTGCGACGCGAGGCAGCCGCTGGATTCGAACGAATCGTCGATGAAGTTCGATCTATGCCCGGTTTCGGGACATTTCTTCGGCCGCTGACTGTGTCGGAGCTTGCTGTCGCGGCCGAGCAAGGGCCGGTCGTCGCGGTCACCGTGTCCCAGTTCGGCGCCCACGCACTGATCCTCACAGCGGACGGAAAGATAGACGCACTGCCGTTGGAGGGCTTGACGCAAGAGGAGGTGCGCGAGCGAGTCCTCCGAATCGTCGATACGGCTGCCGGCAGCTCCGCACCGCTCGGCGAGGATCTTTCGGACACCCTGGACTGGCTCTGGGACGTGATCGCGGGTCCAGTACTGGAGCGGCTCGGGATCACCGATCCACCTCAGGACGGCGAGCCGTGGCCGCGGGTGTGGTGGTGTCTGTCCGGCCTACTGTCATTCCTGCCGGTGCACGCGGCCGGACGCCACGCTACGCAGCATGGACCGAGCTCGGAAGCGGTGATCGACCGGGCGGTCTCCTCGTACACCCCCACCGTTCGGGTCTTGGCCGAGACTCGTCGTGCTGGCCGAACCAGCCGTGCCAGTGCTGCGCGCCTCGACGAAGGCGAGGCGCTGGTGGTGGCCATGCCTGAAACCCCCGGCGCGTCGTCGTTGCCGGGCACCGGAGCCGAGGCCGACTTGGTCGGCCAGCATTTCCGCGGCCGCCTTCGTGTCCTCGTCGGTGCGAGAGCCACGCGGGACGCGGTTCTGACTGCGCTTACGAGCGCGCGGTGGGCGCACTTTGCCTGCCACGGCCACACCGACATCGCGGACCCGTCGGCTAGTCGGCTACTGCTCGCCGACCACGAGACGCGACCACTCACCGTCGTGGACCTCGCCCGACTGCGCCTCGCGGCGCCGGAGCTCGCGTTCCTGTCAGCCTGCTCGACAGCTCGGCCAGGCGACAGGCTCGCCGACGAGGCGATCCACCTAGCCTCGGCGTGCCAGCTCGCTGGTTACCGGCACGTCATCGCCACGCTGTGGCCGATCGCCGACACACCGGTCGTGGCAGACGAGATCTACGAGGCCATCGCGATGACGAGTGACATCGGGGCGGCCGTTCACACCGTGACCCGCCGGATGCGCGACAGCCTCCGCGACCGGCCGTCAGCCTGGGCAGCGCACATCCACACTGGCGCATAG
- a CDS encoding CATRA system-associated protein has protein sequence MGSSPVPADNREQALLTLSLARRWRLSAEQWDEVNKTLTELWKALRAGNPAAFAEAADDLLFFGPPREVTDVDGTVVEPAPGKIQERLNTLIHTLTDPSASLAPSDSRHPDRTKP, from the coding sequence ATGGGTTCATCGCCGGTACCGGCTGACAACCGCGAGCAGGCGTTGCTCACGCTGAGCCTCGCACGGCGCTGGCGGTTGTCCGCAGAGCAGTGGGACGAAGTCAACAAGACGCTCACCGAGCTTTGGAAGGCGCTGCGCGCGGGCAACCCAGCCGCCTTCGCCGAAGCGGCCGACGACCTGCTCTTCTTCGGGCCTCCCCGGGAGGTCACCGATGTCGACGGCACGGTAGTGGAGCCCGCGCCCGGCAAGATCCAAGAACGACTCAATACGCTGATCCACACGCTCACCGACCCGTCGGCGAGCCTCGCACCCTCCGACAGTCGTCATCCAGACCGAACCAAGCCCTAG
- a CDS encoding CHAT domain-containing protein: MTAAGRRDELLGRLEERLARFVADHDPARLLDPMVGVEVTALLKSVPDPRIDVPLMHAVGQVMWHRHLLAGAGADESTFAGAVAVFSHVYPTRPHLVPDPIRKVLDDSRSIPPDGPAAWAFQAASLLQESLRDGGVESLDTAIQLLRRALHRTAQADPNRLDYLTNLRTALSTHHFRTGNLADLDAAVDAAHQAVAAAPPGHADRSSHLSHLAAIAVRRYEMTGSTIDIAVAVDAAGQAVATAPANDPNRHWHLSELGLAVLARHRRTGVADDLELAISTLRNAVAAAPVGGPSWTGGLSNLSMALRNRHERTGNLVDLDDAIVAAAQAVKAIDPAGPGRRTALTNLGVALRARFEVIGDPDDLDGAIDAAEQALEDIADGHPSRGGYLANLGAALRERYERSGNTDDLDAAVAAGRSCVATTVAGDARRLGFLTNFGASLRVRAERTGNLLDLEEAVAIGRASVTETPDGHPDRPRQLSNLAGSLNARFNRTGDGTDLDEAVDAFREAVYATPPDQPAAAGYRSNLAGSLRSRFGRTGRLTDLDEAIDAARAAVNATPDGHENRARCLALVGDVLLARFHRTEQLPDIDEAAAVVRSAIAAAPAGRTARASYQSDLCNVLLRRFRFTWEADDLDAAIVSGSAAVNVTAPDNPARSNYLHILATALRTRFERGGDQEDLEAAIDAGRRAVESDVASPRVRAFAARHWASTAASVGRWPEAMAAYEAAVDLLTYVAGRGLHQTDQEHQLSWLTGIASDAAAVCLRAGRPDRAVELWEHSRGIILGQALDLQTDLTALAEHSPALAERFATARDALDPSRAPVTSTASRRADADRRRQAADVFEKVLAEIRRTAGFARFLRPPSLTDLLSAVGDHPLIVVMVSELGSYALILKNGSPPEPVELPNVNPDEVLRRASALIDGPRGATRSLDRAAAEEQLSDTLSWLWTEIVYPVLDRLGIAAPPPPDRPWPRLRWCASGLLSFLPLHAAGLHGTRSVPSSATLLDRAISSYVPTIRALGHAARPQQSGSQRAAARKGGRLVVVAMQHTPHRAELPSAAREAAALAKRFPGQVKLFADTDATREAVLAALPSARWAHFACHGSFDLGDPSSSGLLLNDHALTVLDLTRLRLDADLAFLSACSTALPGGRTPDEAIHLVTALQLVGYRNVVGTLWPINDQISASVADHVYAALEAGAEMAAAVHQATRALREAHRNRPTAWAAHIHAGA; this comes from the coding sequence GTGACCGCGGCCGGAAGGCGCGACGAGCTTCTCGGGCGACTGGAAGAACGGCTGGCCCGGTTCGTCGCCGACCACGACCCGGCACGGCTACTTGACCCGATGGTGGGCGTCGAGGTCACCGCCCTGCTGAAGTCGGTGCCTGATCCGAGGATCGACGTGCCCTTGATGCACGCCGTCGGGCAGGTGATGTGGCACAGGCATCTCCTGGCTGGTGCGGGCGCCGACGAGTCCACCTTCGCCGGCGCGGTCGCCGTGTTCTCGCACGTTTACCCCACCCGCCCGCACCTCGTTCCGGACCCGATCCGGAAGGTCCTCGACGACAGCCGGTCCATCCCGCCGGACGGGCCTGCGGCATGGGCGTTCCAGGCGGCCTCGCTACTGCAGGAATCGCTGCGCGATGGAGGAGTCGAATCTCTGGACACCGCCATCCAGCTGCTACGGAGGGCGCTGCACCGCACGGCCCAAGCGGATCCGAACCGGCTCGATTACCTGACAAATCTTAGGACGGCACTATCGACTCACCACTTCCGAACAGGGAACCTCGCCGACCTCGACGCGGCGGTCGACGCCGCGCATCAGGCTGTGGCGGCCGCACCACCGGGGCACGCCGATCGATCGAGTCACCTGTCCCACCTCGCCGCCATAGCCGTCAGGCGATACGAGATGACGGGCAGCACAATCGACATCGCTGTGGCGGTTGACGCGGCCGGACAGGCAGTAGCAACGGCGCCGGCCAACGACCCGAATCGGCACTGGCACCTGTCCGAACTGGGCCTCGCTGTGTTGGCTCGCCATCGTCGCACCGGCGTGGCCGACGACCTCGAACTCGCGATCAGCACGCTCAGGAACGCCGTCGCGGCCGCCCCCGTTGGCGGGCCCAGCTGGACCGGCGGACTGTCCAATCTGTCGATGGCGTTGCGCAACCGCCACGAGCGAACGGGAAACCTTGTCGATCTCGACGACGCCATTGTCGCGGCCGCACAGGCGGTCAAGGCCATCGACCCTGCGGGGCCCGGCCGTCGCACTGCCTTGACGAACCTCGGCGTCGCACTGCGCGCACGGTTTGAGGTCATCGGCGATCCCGACGATCTGGACGGTGCGATCGATGCCGCTGAGCAGGCTCTTGAGGACATCGCCGACGGGCATCCGTCGCGAGGCGGGTACCTGGCGAATCTCGGCGCGGCACTGCGCGAGCGCTACGAGCGCAGCGGGAACACCGACGACCTCGACGCCGCCGTGGCGGCTGGTCGCAGTTGCGTGGCCACGACGGTGGCCGGCGACGCCCGGCGGCTCGGATTCCTCACCAACTTCGGCGCCAGCCTGCGGGTGCGCGCTGAACGGACAGGGAATCTTTTAGATCTTGAAGAGGCCGTCGCTATCGGACGTGCCTCGGTCACCGAGACCCCGGACGGCCATCCCGACCGCCCTCGCCAACTCTCGAACCTCGCTGGCAGTCTCAATGCCCGCTTCAATCGGACCGGGGACGGGACCGACCTCGATGAAGCGGTCGACGCGTTCCGCGAGGCGGTCTACGCGACGCCGCCTGACCAGCCGGCCGCGGCCGGATACCGGTCCAATCTCGCGGGATCCCTGCGTTCACGGTTCGGTCGGACCGGCCGTCTCACCGACCTTGACGAGGCGATCGACGCTGCGCGTGCAGCGGTCAATGCCACGCCGGACGGGCACGAGAACCGCGCCCGATGTCTGGCTCTCGTCGGTGACGTCCTGCTGGCCCGCTTCCACCGAACGGAGCAGCTGCCCGACATCGATGAGGCAGCCGCAGTTGTCCGGTCGGCGATCGCGGCCGCCCCGGCGGGTCGCACCGCCCGTGCCTCATACCAGAGTGACCTCTGCAATGTCCTGCTGAGGCGGTTCCGGTTCACTTGGGAGGCGGACGACCTCGACGCGGCCATCGTCTCCGGCTCCGCTGCGGTCAACGTCACGGCGCCAGACAACCCGGCCCGCTCCAACTATTTGCACATTCTGGCTACCGCATTGCGAACTCGCTTCGAACGCGGCGGTGACCAGGAGGACCTCGAAGCGGCGATCGACGCAGGTCGCCGCGCCGTCGAGTCGGATGTGGCCTCGCCCCGGGTACGTGCGTTCGCCGCGCGACACTGGGCCTCGACGGCCGCCAGCGTCGGACGCTGGCCGGAGGCGATGGCGGCCTACGAGGCCGCGGTGGACCTGTTGACATATGTCGCGGGTCGCGGCCTCCACCAAACCGACCAGGAACACCAGCTCTCCTGGCTCACCGGCATCGCCTCGGACGCCGCAGCTGTGTGCCTGCGGGCGGGCCGCCCTGACCGGGCTGTCGAACTGTGGGAACACAGCCGCGGCATCATTCTCGGTCAGGCGCTGGACCTCCAGACCGATCTCACTGCGCTGGCCGAACATTCGCCGGCCTTGGCTGAACGTTTCGCCACCGCACGCGACGCGCTCGACCCGAGCCGTGCCCCGGTCACCAGCACCGCGTCACGCCGCGCGGATGCCGACCGCCGGCGGCAGGCAGCCGACGTGTTCGAGAAGGTACTTGCGGAAATCCGCCGGACGGCGGGGTTCGCACGCTTCCTCAGGCCGCCGTCGCTCACCGACCTGCTGTCGGCGGTCGGAGACCACCCGCTGATCGTTGTCATGGTGTCGGAACTCGGTTCGTACGCTCTGATCTTGAAGAACGGGAGTCCGCCGGAACCGGTCGAGCTGCCGAACGTCAACCCCGACGAGGTTCTGCGGCGCGCGTCCGCACTGATCGACGGGCCGCGCGGTGCCACCCGGTCTCTAGACCGGGCGGCGGCCGAGGAGCAGCTCTCCGACACGCTGAGCTGGCTGTGGACGGAGATCGTGTACCCCGTCCTCGACCGGCTCGGCATTGCCGCCCCGCCGCCGCCGGATCGCCCTTGGCCGCGGCTGCGCTGGTGCGCTTCGGGCCTGCTGTCATTCCTACCGCTGCACGCTGCCGGCCTCCACGGGACCCGCTCCGTGCCGTCCTCGGCGACTCTGCTCGACCGGGCTATCTCCTCCTACGTTCCAACCATTCGAGCATTGGGCCATGCCGCCCGACCTCAACAGTCCGGCTCACAGCGGGCCGCGGCCAGGAAAGGCGGGCGGCTGGTCGTCGTCGCGATGCAACACACCCCTCACCGCGCCGAACTGCCCTCCGCGGCACGTGAGGCAGCGGCGCTGGCAAAGCGGTTCCCAGGCCAGGTCAAGCTGTTCGCCGACACCGACGCCACCCGCGAAGCAGTGCTCGCCGCGCTGCCGTCAGCGCGGTGGGCGCATTTCGCCTGCCACGGTTCGTTCGACCTCGGCGATCCGTCGAGCAGCGGACTCTTGCTGAACGACCACGCCCTCACCGTGCTCGACCTGACCCGGCTCCGACTCGACGCAGATCTGGCATTCCTCTCGGCCTGCTCGACCGCCTTGCCTGGCGGCCGGACACCCGACGAGGCAATTCACCTGGTCACGGCACTCCAACTGGTCGGCTACCGGAACGTGGTCGGGACGCTCTGGCCTATTAACGACCAGATCTCCGCCAGCGTCGCTGATCACGTCTACGCCGCACTCGAAGCCGGTGCCGAAATGGCCGCGGCGGTCCACCAAGCAACACGCGCGCTACGGGAGGCCCACCGGAATCGACCAACCGCGTGGGCAGCTCACATCCACGCTGGCGCCTGA
- a CDS encoding CATRA conflict system CASPASE/TPR repeat-associated protein, translated as MTSSPRPTAQEMPPEDARPVDPALVVYLFAPLGGPGAQTAYEYLRVVWEACRSKLHMDRPIKKLSAGSTLPGSLTGLETVTGLPPTGSVLAAQAGRDPEAGRGEALLRLHHEMISLAVRLGPPVQEHDWRYLDARWATVGGPPPPAVDDALLGRAYVYLGHTGILDGPAAVARRLLPSLPAVASDDWADRGAATRSGHVVWEFADFPDARVTRQIVAVAARGRDTALSAWLWSRGTADMTPFGYYLLQTAKIRYLARLWDDGRRVRATRIALDATIVELSRLLAELAEPSVDGNRLDDRRARARDLRLRSQAAVAALAVQSAEIGLLVHAVDIAASNAREALNAEAPIEPSVGLFGDDAALSALFSCRLADERQYAERSAATAREVEGLAAVALGPLAATPDTPSTTPAPREPRRLTDEDRDALVSALAQVFHQPDAALQVLEDAGLSPALQALTGVLGALTAWRKNVTELENGLVRDPHGQLVRAALVRYPHNGMFRTAARRLGIPIVD; from the coding sequence GTGACGAGCAGTCCCAGGCCGACGGCGCAGGAGATGCCCCCTGAAGACGCGCGACCTGTGGACCCGGCATTGGTCGTCTACCTGTTCGCTCCGCTCGGAGGACCGGGCGCCCAGACCGCTTACGAATACCTCCGGGTCGTCTGGGAAGCCTGCCGTTCAAAGCTGCACATGGACCGGCCTATCAAGAAGTTGAGCGCCGGGAGCACCCTGCCTGGCAGCCTTACGGGCCTTGAGACTGTGACTGGCCTCCCGCCGACGGGCAGCGTGTTGGCCGCGCAGGCCGGCAGGGACCCCGAGGCTGGCCGCGGTGAAGCGCTCCTGCGGCTGCACCATGAGATGATCAGCCTGGCGGTTCGCCTAGGGCCGCCGGTGCAGGAACACGACTGGCGTTACCTCGATGCGCGATGGGCCACCGTCGGTGGTCCACCGCCGCCCGCCGTGGACGATGCTCTGCTGGGCAGGGCCTACGTCTATCTCGGGCACACCGGTATCCTGGACGGTCCGGCCGCGGTGGCGCGGCGCCTGCTGCCGTCGCTGCCGGCCGTGGCATCCGACGACTGGGCCGACCGTGGCGCCGCAACCCGCTCGGGCCACGTCGTCTGGGAGTTTGCCGACTTCCCGGACGCACGGGTGACGCGCCAGATTGTCGCGGTGGCGGCCCGCGGTCGCGACACGGCGCTGAGCGCCTGGCTGTGGTCGCGGGGTACCGCTGACATGACGCCCTTCGGCTACTACCTGTTGCAGACGGCGAAGATCCGGTACCTCGCCCGGTTGTGGGACGACGGACGCCGAGTCAGGGCGACCCGGATCGCCCTGGACGCGACCATCGTCGAGTTGTCCCGTCTGCTGGCCGAATTGGCTGAGCCCAGTGTCGACGGGAATCGACTAGACGACCGTAGGGCTCGGGCGCGCGATCTGCGGCTGCGCTCGCAAGCGGCGGTGGCGGCGTTGGCCGTGCAGTCCGCTGAGATCGGTCTTCTCGTCCACGCTGTCGACATCGCGGCGTCCAACGCGCGGGAAGCGCTCAACGCTGAGGCGCCGATCGAGCCGTCCGTCGGCCTGTTTGGCGATGACGCGGCCCTGTCCGCCCTGTTCAGCTGCCGCCTCGCTGACGAGCGGCAATACGCCGAACGGTCGGCAGCCACGGCGCGCGAGGTCGAAGGCTTGGCGGCGGTCGCACTGGGTCCGCTGGCAGCGACACCGGACACCCCGTCCACGACCCCGGCGCCCCGGGAGCCGCGTCGGCTGACCGATGAGGATCGTGATGCGCTGGTTAGCGCCTTGGCGCAGGTCTTCCACCAGCCTGATGCGGCGCTCCAAGTTCTGGAAGATGCTGGGCTAAGCCCCGCGCTGCAAGCACTGACCGGCGTCCTCGGAGCACTCACCGCTTGGCGGAAGAACGTCACCGAGCTTGAGAACGGCCTGGTGCGCGACCCCCACGGCCAGCTCGTCCGTGCCGCCCTCGTGCGCTATCCCCACAACGGGATGTTCCGGACAGCCGCGCGCCGCCTTGGAATCCCCATCGTCGACTAG
- a CDS encoding PDZ domain-containing protein codes for MQGWFGTHATWLRRSAYLAVAAQFCFFSALSLAGWGANGGNPDPPKMERLGPPPGLAQVCQDLRGLTFPVENGNRDVVAVGAFAGSFETWAPEAGSDVSGTALLDFLRPSSDIALFVVPVVALAQRPLDVRVAGAFSRLTVVEIDEPGHYAVMSATVAGDAWSAFDSSLVWANRAMAVPVDEPLLVVSGDPTKQSSAGFVLTFGRREAASTGGEIEGMVTGPALGTPVASFDGELVGFVEVAGGSMTRFVAAGRVASTLLAVGSAHAPATASTATLGASVVTTEVARLGGTYDGRAVGALVGGLVAQGPAQHSGLRSGDVVVGYDDEPIPSSSALVAAVRADSINSTHTLSVVSLSGTTRSVTVELGARR; via the coding sequence GTGCAGGGCTGGTTCGGAACACACGCCACGTGGCTGAGACGGTCGGCGTACCTCGCCGTTGCAGCCCAGTTCTGTTTTTTCTCCGCGCTGAGCCTGGCCGGGTGGGGCGCCAACGGCGGAAATCCGGATCCGCCTAAAATGGAGCGGCTCGGCCCACCACCAGGACTTGCGCAGGTGTGCCAAGACCTGCGCGGGTTGACCTTTCCCGTCGAGAACGGAAACCGCGACGTCGTCGCTGTCGGAGCGTTTGCCGGCTCGTTTGAGACCTGGGCCCCGGAAGCTGGCTCCGACGTGTCAGGGACGGCGCTGCTCGACTTCCTGAGGCCGTCGTCGGACATCGCCCTGTTCGTCGTTCCGGTGGTAGCACTCGCTCAACGTCCACTCGACGTGCGCGTAGCGGGCGCATTCTCCAGGCTGACGGTGGTCGAGATCGACGAGCCGGGGCATTACGCAGTCATGTCTGCGACCGTGGCGGGCGACGCGTGGTCGGCCTTCGACTCGTCGTTGGTCTGGGCAAACCGGGCCATGGCCGTTCCCGTCGACGAACCCCTGCTGGTCGTCAGCGGCGACCCGACGAAACAGTCGTCGGCGGGCTTCGTGCTGACATTCGGCCGGCGGGAGGCGGCATCGACCGGTGGCGAGATCGAAGGAATGGTGACCGGCCCGGCACTCGGCACACCGGTCGCCTCCTTCGACGGTGAACTGGTCGGCTTTGTCGAGGTGGCCGGCGGCTCCATGACGCGGTTCGTCGCGGCCGGGCGAGTCGCCTCGACGCTGTTGGCGGTGGGCAGCGCACACGCGCCCGCCACGGCCAGCACGGCGACGCTCGGCGCCTCGGTCGTCACGACGGAGGTGGCCCGGCTGGGTGGAACCTATGACGGTCGGGCCGTCGGGGCACTCGTCGGGGGCCTCGTTGCGCAAGGCCCGGCGCAGCACTCTGGACTGCGGTCCGGCGATGTCGTCGTCGGTTACGACGACGAGCCGATTCCCTCATCGAGCGCGCTCGTCGCCGCGGTCCGCGCCGACAGCATCAACAGCACACATACCCTGTCCGTCGTGAGCCTGTCGGGAACCACCCGTTCGGTCACCGTCGAGCTTGGAGCACGTCGTTAG
- a CDS encoding CATRA system-associated protein — MGDSDNSTSPMPAKRRDQALQTLRLASRWRLPADQWDEVAEVLARLLDALRTGDLAAFGEAAANLMFLGPNRNVSDVDGPVGEPAPPKIRERLNTLIHILSEPSLDLASPPGGHADPETRR; from the coding sequence ATGGGGGACAGCGACAATTCGACATCGCCGATGCCTGCCAAGCGGCGCGACCAGGCCCTGCAGACACTGCGCTTGGCCTCCCGCTGGCGGCTGCCCGCTGACCAGTGGGACGAGGTCGCCGAGGTGCTCGCCCGCCTCCTCGACGCGCTGCGCACCGGAGACCTCGCCGCCTTCGGCGAGGCCGCTGCCAACCTGATGTTCCTTGGCCCGAATCGGAACGTCAGCGACGTAGACGGCCCCGTAGGCGAGCCGGCTCCACCGAAAATCCGCGAACGCCTGAACACCTTGATCCACATCCTTAGCGAGCCCTCCCTCGACCTTGCCTCGCCGCCCGGAGGCCATGCGGACCCAGAAACCCGGCGCTGA